ATTACATAAGGAGAAACAAGGCAGGACAAGAATGAAGATCTTTCTCTATACATTGGTAAAGCAAATATGGTACACAAAGTGAGTCCAAGAGTCACCTGTTAGTCTCGGTACCAAATGTACTATAATATGGTACATACGCTATGTgtattacccaaaaaaataaacaaatttcaGATCACAATCAGCACATTACGAGATACAGAAGATGGGGTATCGAGAGTTTCCTTCATCCATCGTTCCCTGAACAGCATATTGCGCAGCACTCAAAGCAGCCAAAACAAGCTAAGGCAGTACATAGCTGAGTCATCACCATCACGAATTGGTCATTTAGCCGCGAGCAGCACTGGATGCAGCACATGCAACAGCAATGGTTGCATATTGTCCCACAACAGTTTGACGCTGCCTTCACTAAGATTTCTGCAGCTTCGGGCAATTTCACTTGTTCAGCCCCTGGAGGAATGTTCTCAATGGTTGCAGTCAAGTTGCCGAAGCCAATGCAAAGGCTTCTCAGCATTATCTGCTTATAGACTTTGGGGTCAGGCATCTTCCTCGGTGCCTGTTTTAAGCAACTCTTATAGTTAATTTCATTGGTTCTAATTGCAGTCACCAACAAAAGAAGCAAGCATGAAAGACCGCTGACTTCAGCCAATTTCTTTTATAACCAAAATGGGATTAAAATAGTGACAATATTCATGTAAATTCGGATGAGATATACAAAACTAAAAGTTTTTATATGCACTTGGAGCTGCTGGAATCACTACAGGTAAAGTATCGATTGCCAAAGATTCACCTTGTTCTTTCCTCTTGGGATTTCCTTATCATGTGTCATATGATCACACTACAGGAAAAGTGACGATTGCCAGAGATTCACTTTGTTCTTTCCTCATGGGATTTCCTTACCATGTGTCATATGTTTCAATCTTGGTTTCGTTTTTGTAGTAACTGTTTACCACAATTAAGAGAACATCAACTCCATAATTGAGTTATATCCAACATCCAAAAGATTCAAGTCTCCACCCTCCACATCCATAATATCATGTCAGTCAAATCCAAACAGTTAAGTTGCCAATTTGAACTGGTCATCAGCCCAACTGAGGTCAACACAGGTCCAACTGAGATTAAATTACCCAAAGTTGACCAAATAGATAGCTAGAAGTGAGCCTTGTTCTCTTAGGACAGGCTGGTCGGTTACTTTTTGGAAACTGTGCCTTCCTAGGTATGGATATTTTTGCTTGATATTTACCATTAAAGTGGCCAAATGTCCAAATCACAGGCATATCTGAAATGCTTTAATGTGCTTCAGTTAGAAGAAAAGCACTGGTAACGTTACTAACAATACAAATGATTGTGTAATTAGACAGGAAAGTCTGAAGGGCTGTACAAAAGCCACATGGTAATAGCCCACATAAATAAGCCTGCGCAACGTCCAACTCCCTTGAGATTAAGTTAAGACAGCAACAGCTTTGCAATGACTAGAGGCAGATGTGTACCTTATCTGAACCAGCTGATTCCGTGGCTTTTGTTGCCTCATCAGCTTCTATTAAGATCATACGAGTGAATTCTGAAGCAATACCACTCTGTATGCTCAGTTTTGCAACCTGTAGAAGTAAGTAGCAAtgacaaaagatgaagaaagatatGGTGGAAACTAAGGCATTGAGGCGTCACCATGCTccaaatggaaaaggaaaatttcctaTTAACTTAATATGGAAGgagaaaatatcatcaaatcaaGGAATTCTAAGGTCAAATACAAATTCCCCAGTCCAGTTATAAACTGACACACTGCTTCAATGAGTAATGAGTGGAGATAAAGCTGTACCTTCTCCTCAAGCTGTTTGTCTTCCGAGAACCATGCCTTAGCTGTGAAATGGTTGATCTGTTGCTTTGCAAATAACTGATGCAGAGAAGAGGGTCAAAAAGGATTTGCCCCTACCATATTCCAGGCACAGAACTAACTGAAGTTACAAAACTGAAACAGAATGAGAAGTGCGGTATGTACCCTGTCAAGTAATATGTCCTTTGCCCTAAGAATCTTTAAGTCTATCACATGAGTGCTCCAATCTGCTGAGATACCCTTTACTTGAAGATGGTCAGGAAACTTTCCATTATATCTCCCAAAAACAGCCAATGGGGATGCAAGTGATAAGTCTGGTAGTCGGGATGGACACATCTACAGATGTATATAGTAAAGAGGAAAGAGGTCACTTTTTCGGCAATGTGGTCTTAAAACAGGTGCAGGTATATATGATTcttgcagaaaagaaaaagaccaacTACGATCATCATTAAAAGGAGAAAGGACAAAGAAACTTCCTGTCTATCCAGAAACCTATTTCCtgttttcattttacttttgaGGTGGATTGAGGAAAGTCATACAATGaaataatcaattttggaaacatgtttgatgcaaccaaaaaaatagagagaatgtACAAAACTTAGTGGCATgaatagaagagaaaaaaaaagatctccCTGTATTATCTGCAGAGAGCAGAGTAAATGGCATGCCCATTGTTTCAAAGATTTCTGAGCTATTTAATGAGACATCAATGTTCATGCAAATGTACCTCAACTTCAAGATCATCTAACAGGTCAATCACTATATCCGCAAGGACAATTGATGTCACTTTGGCAAACAAGCTCTCCATCCGAAGCTCAACTGAACCTGGAAGcacaaattaataatttaaaaaaccaTCAGATCAATTAAATCAGCAATATCTTTTCTACTCTTAGATCTATGATCATacttttcaggaaaaaaaaagcagcagtTCTATGGTCCTCATCACTGGCAATTAAGTACAAATCCTCTATTAGGTATCATTTTAATGCACTGCTGACATAACTAAAATATGCTCGTGAGCAGCCAGATGGTTTTATTTGCCTGACCTACATCATATGCAGCATCATACTGTCCTCTGCCTATGATGGCAAGCATCCGTAGGAAATGGTGATTACAGTATGTTCCTGAAAATTACCAGAGAAAAGGTCAAACTCCATAATGAGAGATACAAAACAGATTATCCACAGCAGATCAAAGTCCATGGAAAACACATTCAACACACTGActtgtcacaaaataaaaaccaaTGAAGCTGAAATTTAACTATTCTTTGTGACATATCAGAAGCTGAGAATGTCACTGCCCAGAAAGTAGTGCACATGATCGTGCTGCCAGACACATAGAAAATAACGAATCATTACCTATACCAAAAGTAAAGATGCGTGGACATAACGATCCTCCTTTCTTTATTCGACTCTTCATTACATCACAAATGTGTTTCTCATCTTCAACAGTTCCATCTGTAACCAGGAGGATGGTAGGTATCGAACCTTGACAGTCTGACAGGATGTCTAGTGCCTGCAAAAGTGGAGATTAGCAAGACTGAGAAGCATCTAAAGCTAAGCAATTACAAATTACAGGGAGGACCAAGTATACTATCTGTGAGAATTAGGTATGATGTGAATATCTGCCGTTCATTCCTTTATCACCTAGGAAAGGGAAGAGTGTGAAACAATGCGAAAATAAAAGGGACATATTTAATCTCATTGATTCAGATGATAGCAAATAAACTGCAAACCATAAATGGTGAAAAGAGATAGCGCATCTATTGTTGGCAAAACTATAAATGCATGTCACTCAGCTGTGGTCATTTTCCCTTCAAACTAAAAGTTGGAACTCTGAGAATATCTATTTTCCCCATGAAacggtcaaagaaaaaaaaaaaaaattcatgagatGAAATTGTAACTCTCTGGGAATATCTATTATCTCCATGAAATGGTTGAAGAaaccaaaaaatacaaattcacGAGATGAAATCATGACAGGAATGATCTTCTAAAACATAAATGGCACGTACCCCATATAAAGTAGAGGAAAGGAATACAAAATAAAAGCAGAACACAATTCACGCCaataaaaattgttgaaaaccAAGGGCAAGACTCTCTATCTGAGCAGCTTATCTCATATTTATTATGATGCAGCAACAGAATTCTGTGTAGCACTTTCCTTCATTGAGATAAAATGCCAGAAGCCTCATCTAGATTAATTGGGCCACTACATATCATATTATCAACCCCAGGAAAGGACATCATAGTTTGTCTTTTAGAGGGCATCGAGTACTGCATAACTTTGCAATGTGAAAAAGATGTCCACTTTGTAGTCTCAGAATATGGAAGATGAAAGTACTTTATTCAGAGGCTGCAAGATGTTGGTACCACCGTCAGCAATAAAGTTATTATCGATCCATTCAATAGCCGCTTCAATTGCTTCACTGGTAGCTAACACCATGGATGTGGAGTGTTGGTAAACCTCACTATTAAAAGCTAGGATACTAAATGAATCCTCGGGGTCAAGTTTGCGCAGTGCTGTTGATAAGGCACTTTTAGCATCCACAAGTAGTTTGCCCTTCATGCTTCCACTAATATCAACAACAAATACTACATCCTTTCTGAACACCTGTCAAACTGAATAGGATGAGGCAACTATGACAGGAAGCACAATATTAACTGAAGGGTGCCAGAAGTGAATTAGCACTAGACTAACCTTCCTATTCTGTTGGTTTCCTGGAAGAAGGTATAAACAGAACATTTCTCTTTGATCAAAATCATGAATAGATGGAGACTGCAAGagtacactcccaagcatagtAGCTGGCGAGACCTATAAGACAGAAAATCAGAAATATGCATTTTGTTGATGAAACATAACTTCCACAAGGAAGACTACAAGTCTGCAGTGTGCCTGAACACTTTCTCCTGCACAAtctaaaggaagagaaggaaggaGGGGAGAAGGATCTTGCAGCTTACTGTGTATGAAAAATTCAGGTCAGTCTTTGACCACGTGAGAACTTCTGACTCGTACAGGAAAGCCAACTTCCCCACATGACGTTTCACTTcctgaaaattaaataataataaaaaaagaaaagaaaagagaaagtaaaaaggaTCATGTACTCTTTTCTCCTGTTTAATGAGACAGAACCATACAATACTCGATCATGGGCACCTTCAATGGATGGCTGGTCGTTTTGCACAAAACTTCACTTCCAGTGCCAGAGTCCACATTCACCtgtatcttttctttctttgagatTTTCTTCCCAGCAGGAGTAACATACTCAGGGAAACTAAATGGCACGCTCAAGGTGAACTGACCATTACAATATGATAATTTCTGAGACCAACAGACCTTGACTGATATGTTTGAACCCCCATCCACCTGAAAGCAAACAACTTATAGATATCTaggataaataataaaagaaggaaTATATGAAAGCAAAGAGATACGCAGAGTATGTAACTCCATAGAAGAAGTAACAGCTGCATAGTTTCTTTACCCGTGGTATTCTTAAGGTAAATATATGGGGTTTAAGGTAGCCCCCGTCTTCAGCTCTTGCTGCTTTGTCTATATCTTTCTTGTCTTCCACAGCAACAATTTGTGTGACATACGATCTTTTAGAAACTTTTACCTCAAGACCTAAAACTGATCCCTGTTAGCCAAATAGTATTGCTTGAGAAGAGATAATGTGCAAATGGGATGTGATAGACTAAATGCACTCAATCTGATCACTTTATAAAATTACACTGCATTTATTCTCCAATCATACCTTTGTTTATTACATATTgaagagaaacagaaatttCAGGAATAATTAGTTCCCACAGGATGAGCATGGTACATCAATCATTCCCATGTTTTGGGTTCAAAAGGTCAGAAagtacaaaaaacaaaaaaaacttatgaCAACATCTGGTCTTCCAAGCATTTACTCCCTTTTTCCTGTTGGATGGCCATTAATGATCATGTTAACATTCTAGGTGTCCTgacattaattgaattttggCAAACAGCAATTGTTCACTGAACATGGTCTAATAAAGTTTCATATCGCCCTTTAAACACGTTAACATAGCATATCACAATCTATAGCTGCAAAAGAAACTCACACTCTaccactttaaaaaaaatgttcccTTATTAAAGTGAAGACAACCATTATCAGAAGCACATAAATATGATACGACTCACTCTAAAAGCAACAATTATCTATTTCCAGCTTTCAGACTCATCAGCCAACAGGATCTTCACACTATCATCATACTCGTAATTGTCCAACCGAAGacaaaaatcatcattagcCTCATCCCAATGTTTTTCCCATTCAAGTGTCGTCAACcagtgattttcctttttcttttttggtttctgTGTCATGATCAAGTTGTACCATAgtcaaattttcatgcattgaaCTATGTCCACTTCCCTGATGTTTGACAACTCCTGCCGTGATGCTAAAAGATTGCACAAAGCAAGACTAACCATTGGATATAAGTCACGTTTGGTAAGTCCAACAGAAAATACGTTATGACACCCTGCTCACATGCAAGCTGGATAAGGAATGACAAGTACAATTTGACGAGCAGAGGCCGCATTAAAATTATAGATTGAAGGAGACACTTGTATAAGAAAAAACACGCGGTCCAGGTAACTAATGTTTTACCAACTCGACAAATCAGAACTAGCAACCGCCATCCACGCCCCTAGTCCAGTCAACGATGCTAACTatacaagaacaagaacaagaacaagaactaAGAGTGGCGCTACATCGTTTTCTCATGGCCCCGATCAAGTACACTACTTTCCTCACAGCCTAATCCTCGACATTACGCTTTGGAGAAACTCAGACTCAGGACTGAACTCATGATCCACAGGTGCAAAGCTTCGATGAACAGCTTACCAACTCGTCTAGGTTCACAAACAAAGTCATCGAACAGAAAATCCGAAGGCGACACAACCTCGAGTGGAACACGTCCGATTAAGCCACGAACGCACCTGCTCGCCCATGGGGATCGCGACGCGGCAGTCGCAGCACTTGCTGCCCATGACGCAATGGACCCGCCACGAGCCGCTGACCCGGACGACGGCCGCGTCGAGCTGGCAGTCCGCCTCCACCTCGATCCCGTTCATCTGGAGCGGGATCAGCGCGGGGGGGTCGCACCGGCCGTGCACGTGCGGCTGATAGCTCGGGATGTCCGGGTTGTCCACGACCGTGGGGTCGGGGATCACGGCGTACACCATGGGCGACgccgggaggaggaggagcgccgcctcccccgccgccggcgCCCTCTCCATCGGCGCCGGGGACCGGGGGGCGGTGACCGCCCGGTCCTTCCCGAAGTAGAGGCGCTTGGAGAGGCGGAGGCCGTCGTCCACCGCCTTCGCGAAATCGTCGGCCATCGGATCGCGAGGGGTCGGTGATTGGCGAGAAGCGAGGAGATAGattcggggagagagagagataggagGGATTGTGATCGTTGACGGGCGCGATTTTACTGAGATTTGGAGTTGGAAAGGATTGGGGGAAGGCAAAAAGGATGGGGGCGGCGTCGGGAAATGGAGAGAAAGGGACGCGTGATGTTACCGTTACGCACGAGAGGCTCTCTCGATTGGGGTGTGCGCCAATGAGGGCTCGACAGCTAGGCCCCCGCCGGCTTCGCTAAGAAACGAATCATTCTCCCTTTTCCGAATGGGAACTACGAGCCATACGCTAAGAATCTGAAAGATTAGAACAGGGAATCACCAATTGAGATTATCGAATCAGTTGAAATGTTCTCAATAAATTCATTTACGAGGTGTTTTGGACCATTGAATGGTGCGGCTCCAATTCAAATTGGCATTATTAGTTTTTTTGAAAGCCACACCACTCATTCATTGTAATTGCTTTGGACCATAAACCATCTCAACGCTTATGGTGAACAATCCTTCGGCCGATCAACTCCTTTCGAGTTTGAAGAAGATCGGACCAGAGATGCCTCTAGCACTCAAGTTATTCGTCTTGTCACGACAGACACCCCTCGAAGGTTCTCATGTTTTCCATATGGCCCATAGAATCAAATTCGCTAATAGTGCCCCTAAAGCTAGAATTGAACTCACTTTGGTTATCTCCAAGCTCAAATACGTTAAGCTCAAGAGTACATAGATTATttacataaaaattttaattttttttatatacatacCAATTTAGTTCGAGTAAGCGAGTGGACAGTTCCACAATTAAAATTGCTAACTGGACTGATTATCACCAATTTTAGTAAATTGGAATCGAAAATCGGATTAGTCCCCATGGGAACCACTTATTCTACCACTTATTATGAAATGCTCATATGGTTTTGGACAGTTTTTAGTTCTTTTGCATAcccttaataattttttaggaGTAACCTGCCATAATGGGTTTTTATATGAATTATTTATATTCAGTAAATGTGTTTAGAATTATAAAGCCTAAAATAATATGGGTTTACTATTTGCTTAGACCCAACTCTTACTCTCCCGCCTTCGCTCGATCTTATGCTCTCACATTAGTTCGGGCACGAGTTCtccaaaatttgattaaatttggAATTGTTATTTACTTTCAACATATAATATAGATGCAATGATCATAATGCCATGTACTTTATATTTAACTTGTGATCGGTATAGAAAAGGTTTCTTGACCACGGCTTCTGAGTTGAAAGTGAATTGGGGTAGTTATGATTAAACTCGAACATTTTATAATGGGTGGCAAACCTTTACCACATCGTCTAGAATAAATCGTTGGAGCTACTCATCCTTTCCCAcctttttattgattaaaaaaaacttaagttCACGAACTCGTTGGAGCTACTCATCCTTTCCCAcctttttattgattaaaaaaaacttaagttCACGAACGGTCCTCCATCGAAATTTCAGATCTCATGTTCGCTTTTCGACCGTTATTGGAATCCACACATGGCACGTACAATAAATACAACCACGAGAATGACTTCTCAGGACACGTGAAGGTCCCCATCCTCAGCTGTCGTGTTCATGGCCCGTTAAGGACCATAAGGTTGTCCAGCAGCTGTCGTGTTCATGGCCCGTTAAGGACAAGGCCATAAGGTTGTCCAGCAGCTGTCGTGTTCATGGCCCGTCAAGGACCATAAGGTTGTCTCGCTCGCTGGACGAAGCGGACTGCAGAACGGCATGAAATCAACATCCACGTCGTTGCTGGCGCGAGTCACGTATAAACCATCGGATCGGACTGACCTCTCGTCGGCTCGTTCTTCATTTCATCCGATGTCCCTTTGACTTGATACCTCACTGATCTAGAATCTTTATCTTTTTGTAACCATACAGAATGATTTTTCCTCGTCTAAATGATAACATCGTTCCACCGGGCAAGAAATCTCTCCTTTGATTTTTACCTAATCTATATGTTTCAAAAGCTTATCAAACACACAAGGCATCTTTGTATGACACTCCCTAAAGTACAGCATGGTCAAAGagtacatttttttatatattgctggaaaaaaaatcaaaggaggGATTTCCTACCCGATGAAACGATGTTATCATTTAGAGGAGGAAAAACCATTCTGCATAGTTACAAAAAGATAAAGATTCTAGATCAGTATGAGATTGTCGACCGTGTAGCCTTAAATGTGAACTAAATAAATTTTGACactctttttccatttaaataACTGAAATATCCTCCCCTCCCCCCTCCCCTCTCCCTAATTTATTGTTCTTGTATTTTATCAGGCTATCCAACAAAACTACTTTTGTATCTACCAGCTCTCTTATCGGTTTTACAAGATTATTGTTTCAATCAAATTCTCCATCACACCCAATTCTATATCATCTTATCTTGCATGCTGCTATTACTTTGCCTAGAGAAGTTGTTAAAATTACTTTATGGTTTCATATTCTCTATCACTAAAGTCATATTGAAGATTAGAAATTTCTGTTCATGATGATTATAACCACTTTTAGATAACAATTATTCCTTATTTTGAAACTTCAGGGAGAGGGGgtagaaataaaaacaacttTATCAGttaagctgaaaaaaaaaaaatagaatcaataaATTGGGAAGAGAGAAGGATATTTTGATCggttaattaaaaaaggaaaagaaaaaaagagaggagggtcTTAGCCAAAACGAGGTACAAATGGCGTTGTTACACATGAGAAGCTCTAGATGAGGTGTACGTAGTCCAGCTTTCTGACAATGGTGAGTTCCGTGCCAATGAGCACTCGACGGCTAGGCCCTTGCCGGCGTTGCTAAGGAACGAATCATTCTCCCTTTTGCAAATAGATACCGGCCACTCCGCATGTGCATTTTACAGGGTCGATCGGATTCTGAGTAGGCAGCAACTTTCACCTTGCTGGGAATATTTCGACTGGTTTCATTGAACCATTGACTCCCAATTCTAATTTTAAGGAGTAATCGGATTCTGGATAGGCAACTTCCACTATTAAAATCGATAATCGCCCGTTGGTTCCGTGAAATCAATCTATGGTTCCATGAAACTAGTAGACATATCCCCAATGAATTCATTCCTAGGTGTTTTGAACCATTTATAAGTGCACCTCCAACCTAGACTCACATTATTAGCTTTCTAAAGGCATCGTCACTCACCTCACCTCATTGCAATTACTTTGGGCCACGAAGAATCTCAACATCTATGGTAAACAATTCTTTGGCCTATCAACTTCTTTTAGATTTGAAGAAGGCTGGACCAGAGATGCCTATAGCacctgatggttttattagtgatgggcttatggcccgtccgcccatgttgggcctaaaagcccggcccacagaaTTAGAGCCCGTTGATAAGGGAgcgtataaaagggatgagagagagagagagagagagagagagagagagagagagagagagagagagagagaacccttTGGCCATTTTAACATacgttcctcactctctctttccctccaaacgcttaaggcgacgccgtttccctttcaaggcgaattgacatcatcggatcagaatttctttctcaatcttcagcatcggtgtttaatctgtggctaacaaggtacgctcgaatccgtggtgtgctttaggatcggtgatacgtgttttcccgggcttcgtcttccacattgctttaggggttcaatttagtgtcaaatccggtttttggggattcgttaatcccaacattggtatcagagccctagttcacattttcccgacctgtttgatgtttttttgattgaattttcgcgaaGAAAATCGGCCGGCACGGAtaggggcgagaaatcccgacacccgagcattGTTCATcgattttttcgagtttccgtaagtcaaaatcgatttctgaaagcatagggtgaaagagctcgtcgaggcgagtccgacgacatgtcgtgcgccgccgggcgacgccgcacgcgcccacatgcgcggccagaagccgctgcgcgtgtgCGCGATGCGCCCAAAGCGCTAGCATTGGCCAGCGTGTGCGCCACACGCGCtggccggcgaaccggcacgtgcgcgacgCCGGTGgtgaaccggcacgcgccggtcggcggaccgtcgcgtgctgacgtcagcatgacgtcatccaacggtcggtaaccgctgggatgacgtcatcgctgACGTCAGcgccgacgacggttggccgggcggtcaccgaCCGGCGATCCGATCCGACTCGACCCGCGGACGCTtggcacgcgcgcggcacgtgccggcagatgtctgcgtgacgtcaacccgcgcacgcgcgcggcacgtgcggtcaGTTCGTCCAACCCGGCCCGATCGGCCCGACCGGctcgaccggtccgaccggtccaaCGACCTGACCATTGACCTGTTGACcgtgaccgttgaccgacgaccgttgaccgttgacctgaaaaaaaaaataaaatgatttgtttctttttcaaaaatgtctgTGTgagttagaggtaatccatttttttattctgcatttgttgcatgaatcatggaaaattatgtattttccattttgtttattgtggattataagtgatcaatttattagttcgcatttgttgcgggaactaagatgcgttatgcacggatacccgcaatcccgagaacggacgaaggaagagctaggcGAAAAGGCCGATGAAAGAGTTAGgcgattatcggtggcttgatggtgatttagtatcacacatggtcagggtcaatcaaatgatacaggaaatcatctggaatggttatcttatgccgaattttgagaaggtgccggctttgatgaacacttttccacctgaatggcaagcagtgttagatcggctatgggaggtcaacgtgttcccggattataggaggctagtggaagcttttgtaagagagtactataggattgagttgaccaaaacttcaacccttagattgagcgccacatggcgtagagtaaatgcgccttggtggtgacatgaaagctctccaaaagtttttccatagTTGGCTAATGTGTCTTCAGTTTTCTCAAATACTTTGAccgatagattagaagggacattccctatttatttcttagattagtttgagatgttttttagtattgaatatctctttctatattgatatttctttttggatatattacttagtgtaatggattgttgaattagttgaaagcattattattttatttgatgtcAATTATCTATTGCTTTCTGTTAATTGCTGATTGATGtaggtagttatagaagttttttgtaacttcatagaatttattttgcataagacaattatattaatgatagttttaagttaggatttttggaggatgattggaaacatagtgacattttgattctgaaaccttacttgaaattattcattgatatgatgggtctcgtgcaaagtggatgcataaatgataggcattaattattcgtgcatatatgtcgatgtgttcagattgatggttTCAGCAATTAAGAACGTAATtactgatatgaacggcaacaattgtgaaatattgaatatgaagattcaatatgtgctggaaaagcaagaagcactagaagctcttaatcatgttatggaagatcttgaggatgctgtgcgctaccttgagctggtagaggaccgcttaacggcatgtgagctgaaaatagatatttgcaatgctggttctagctcagaaagggctttgagctctaagcgcaagcgtattgattcgttcaatatatggaaatgcaaatgatcaagtccttattgcaaaagatcaagagttaaccaacacaagagaggaaaacgtcctcaagtgaagaaaatgtcaagggtagggtgttacaatt
This genomic stretch from Eucalyptus grandis isolate ANBG69807.140 chromosome 3, ASM1654582v1, whole genome shotgun sequence harbors:
- the LOC104436401 gene encoding uncharacterized protein LOC104436401, with product MADDFAKAVDDGLRLSKRLYFGKDRAVTAPRSPAPMERAPAAGEAALLLLPASPMVYAVIPDPTVVDNPDIPSYQPHVHGRCDPPALIPLQMNGIEVEADCQLDAAVVRVSGSWRVHCVMGSKCCDCRVAIPMGEQGSVLGLEVKVSKRSYVTQIVAVEDKKDIDKAARAEDGGYLKPHIFTLRIPRVDGGSNISVKVCWSQKLSYCNGQFTLSVPFSFPEYVTPAGKKISKKEKIQVNVDSGTGSEVLCKTTSHPLKEVKRHVGKLAFLYESEVLTWSKTDLNFSYTVSPATMLGSVLLQSPSIHDFDQREMFCLYLLPGNQQNRKVFRKDVVFVVDISGSMKGKLLVDAKSALSTALRKLDPEDSFSILAFNSEVYQHSTSMVLATSEAIEAAIEWIDNNFIADGGTNILQPLNKALDILSDCQGSIPTILLVTDGTVEDEKHICDVMKSRIKKGGSLCPRIFTFGIGTYCNHHFLRMLAIIGRGQYDAAYDVGSVELRMESLFAKVTSIVLADIVIDLLDDLEVEMCPSRLPDLSLASPLAVFGRYNGKFPDHLQVKGISADWSTHVIDLKILRAKDILLDRLFAKQQINHFTAKAWFSEDKQLEEKVAKLSIQSGIASEFTRMILIEADEATKATESAGSDKAPRKMPDPKVYKQIMLRSLCIGFGNLTATIENIPPGAEQVKLPEAAEILVKAASNCCGTICNHCCCMCCIQCCSRLNDQFVMVMTQLCTALACFGCFECCAICCSGNDG